The genomic interval TAGACACGTGGACAATTTAGAATGTTTAGacagatttctatttttttttcaggcaagCCTTTGCTGGATTTCAGAGAAGTCTCACTTGTTCTGACATCTTATACCCTGGTTTTTCCACACAGAGCATTATGAAGCGTAAAGACAACTTATCCATCTGTCAATGACGGGCTCTCTATTAGTTGCAAGAATGGTCATGTTTCCTTCAGTGATCTAATTTTTCAAAAGTCAGATGCTGCAGGGCAATTAGCTAAGAGCAAACATAATAATCAAGGTAATTCTTTCTTGGTTGCAGTGACAGAGATCTTAGTTGGTACCTGGTAAATCTCAAGTAGGAAAAGTTTAAATATTTCTCATCTGTGTAAGTTTCCTAGCTCTTAAGCATTCTCTCCATTAACCACTAAATCCATTTCAACCAGAGCAAATGGAAAAACAGAGGAAGTGGAGGACAAAGGgaccatgcctgtaatccctctTAGGGGAGGCTGAAACTGTAGGCTTTTAGTTTGACAACAGCGTTGGGAACATAGCAAAAACACTCTTTCAAGTCTTCCTCAGAGGAGGAatgagaaagaaggaggggaagaggataGAGTCAGTTGTGAGAAGACATTTTAGGGGACACTTTAATAGAGATAACACTTTAATACATTATTCACCTAATCAACATGAAAGCAGGTTAAGTAGACATTTAccccattttataaatgaaactcAGGGACATTAAGAAGTTTGCCCAAGAAAACAAAGTAGTCAGGGTTAAAGGCTACTGCTGACTTTCAGAGACCCAGTTCTTAAAGAGCCTACAGTAGGTGCTGCCTGGACTCTAGATTAGATAGGAAGTCACCATGTTCACACAAATTCAGGAGTAATGGTTTACCTGTGGTCCTGCAAAGACAATGCTGAGAATCCAGGCCAGGCTGATCATAGACTGTTCAAGCTTGCTGTTGCTTTGTACAGCAAGGGGCTGAGTGATGGCCAGGGAGCGGTCCAGGCTAATCACCACCATCATGAAAGCTGGGGCATACATAGAGAAGAGCTTCAGATAGCTGAGAACTTTGCAGAGGAACTCCCCAGCATACCACTGAACAGTAATATTCCACATCCCATCCAGTGGCATGACGATCAGAGTCTCCAGCAGGTTGGCTAAGGTCAAATGCTTTAAAAGCACCTTCATCCTTGAgagcttttttcctttcttcctcttctgagtCCACTTCTGCAGCTTCAACAAGAAGGAAGCATTGAAGGCAGTAGAGagtaggaaaaggaagaaagtcaCGGTCACTCGGATCTTTCCAGATACGGTTAGAGTCGGGAGCTTGCCCTGTATCAAGGGGATGCTGTTGTTGATGGCCGAGCAGTGATTTGGGTCCTGCTCAAGAGATGCATTGTTAGCCATATTTCTCCAAGGACAGGCTTCAAGAGTGGAGTCCCTGTTACTTCTGATGTTTTATCATAACTGAACGCGAAGCGCTGTTGATGTCTGCCTCCTTTAGATGGAAACGTCACAGGTTAGCATTTCTGCCTAATTTATTTTTCCCAAGATACTCTGGACTTAACGTGAAAGATCAAGGTAAACTTGTTTTTCGGTTTATAATCTAAAAGAGTGCTAACAGAACATGCCAAGCCCTCCTGAAGGCCAAGTGTAACCGTAGCCCCTCAGCAGATGGCCCGTCTTTTTATCGTaggtgaggaaggacacttggagTCTAATTCTGATGTCGAAAGTGACTCATAATATCATCCAATTAGCCTTAATGAATAGGTTTTCTAAAAACTGTTGTGACTAGACAGATACAAAATGAAATAcagaaaagtaatttaaaaatcccGATCCAATTTAAAATCTGTTGTTTGAAGACCATACTTCTCAAAACAATTGCTTTTCAAATGCATTTTGCTGAATAGTCACACGACGGACTTATAGCTAGTACTTTAACTGTTTTAAGCAGCCTGTTCTAATACCAATTATTCTAGATTTAAGTTTATCAATTGGTTTTAATGATCAGACTATCCATGCTGAAATtatagtaaaattatttttgttattgccTTGATTTTATAATTGGGTAAATATTTTACTTGTTATTATCATACCAAATTGAAAGGAAAACTAGATACTGGAACAAAACTACATACTTGCATAAATCCTGGAACTGAATTGATGATATAATATgctaatttataatttataatcctATTGTGTTATATAACCACCCCACATTGAGGCTACTTAGAATCCTTCTCTGTGTTATGTGATGATAGTATTTAGCCATACAAATATTGGTATGACTTCCATTGGAATTTAGTAAGTCACAGTTTGTTGTTATCAGATTACCAATTACTTTGCTTTCATCACACCCACCCAAAGCAGGGACACTATTAGGGTAAAGGCAGCTATTTTGGTTTGGATGGTGTATTTTTGTTGGTTTATTCTTTTTATACTGTATGCTATTAATTTATTTAGTAGTGAGTTACTGAGTCTCTACTACACACACTCTCCTAGTCTTTGCTGGTAATAAAGCAATTTTGagaagttttatagttttactaTATGAAGAAATCAAGATAAGTTCAAAATACACTGTTGGGTACAGCAGAAAGCCCATTACAGCAAGATGTGGGAAGCTTTTCAGCATGTCTAAGATGCTGTCTGATGACAGTCTTGCCATCTCATTAGTGGCAACTAGTTGTCTGCTAAGTTATTAGAATACAAAAGTTTTTATCTATTAGCTATATAGTATGCTAGGtctgatatgtatatgtgtgtgtgtatgtgtgtgtgtgtgtgtgtgtgtgtgtgtgtatgtgtgtgtgtgtgtgtgtgtgtgtgtgtatctgtatgtgtgtgtatatcatggAGAAGGAATGGATTCTCTGGGGCTAAAGCTTGTTCAATATAAAGTAATTAGCATCTGGATTGGGAAGATTTCTATTTCATGGTCACTGAAGTGTTAGTCAATTGGGCTTTGTAGACACATCTTTGCAGGTATTTTTGTTCGTGTGAGGAATATGAGTTTTTAGAAAACTGCAGCTCATCCATCTTACCTGTGAAGCACAGATGCAGTAGAAACATGCAGTTGTCTCTCATTGGTTGTCACAGTCACGTCCTATAAACTTCGGGAAACAGTGAATTATTGAACATCAACTATTACTCCTAGCAAAATGAATAATAAGGTCCGGTGGGCCAAAACAGCCTCTGCATTAAGCAAGGCCACTTGTCAAAGCCCCATAAAAGCAGCCAGTCTGATCAGAACAGTAGCCTGTTCTTCTTCATAAAGCTTCCCACGACTAACAATTAACAGGCAGCTGCAGGACTCACCTCCCATGACACTTTAGCACTTCCCATGCTTCCTTTAGGAAACAAGCAACCATGAATTTCTTGGGCTTTCAACTTCATGTGACTGTTCCTCCCTAtattaaacaacaaaataacacaacaaaacagcaaacagTCCTTACACAATAAATTCAGAATTTAGCCAGTTTTCCAAGACTTGAACCAGCCCTGActctgttttctgtctctcttctgctTGGCTAGCTCTTCTCTCAGCTTGGCCATTGAATCTTTAACTACCCCTGAAATGGTCTCCAGTATGTGCTTCCCAAAGTTTCACACCCCCAGGTAGCACAGAGAAAATGGTTACCCCTCCACCCACTTATGGGTCCGCTACTGGCTTCTCCCATCTTGGGGCACACATATAGGGGGTTACTTGCAGGTCATTCCTCAACTTTGGGTGTCCAAATTCTAAATCCCACCTTCCTCTTCTGAGACATGGTTTAGATTCACAAGTCCCATGAATATCCCTCCCCCTGTGTCTCTAGGGTGGGGATATCAAGGAGTCAAGGCCTGCTGCTAACTGACAGAGTTCAAAGACAAGGTCTGGACACCAGGTATAAGGCAGGTATTCCTCTGTAGTGGACCAAGCTACTTCCCCAGTGTCTGAGAGTACTTGCCATGCGACTTTGGTATGGCTGTGGGGGTTGCTGAGGCCCAGCACCAGAAGGAAGATACACCATAGCTAGCTCTGTCCTTGCAGAAGGGCAGGTGATCTTGAGCTTGAGTGGGTGTGTCTTGCGTGTGACTGGCTGCTCTCCGGTTGGTGTCAGATGCAGGTGCTTGTCTGACATGAGTTATGTGAACCCAGGTAGTTACTCTACCCACTTTAATGGAGGTTGGGGTGGTCAACAACACCAGGAATGGCCTTTTCCACTTTGTTTCCAAGTTTTCAGCATgatgcttctttttttaaaatattttttattacatattttcctcaattacatttccaatgctatcccaaaagtcccccataccctccccccacttccctaccaacccattccctttttttttttttttagccctggcgttcccctgtactggggcatataaagtttgcaagtccaatgggcctctctttccagtgatggccgactaggccaccttttgatacatatgcagctagagtcaagagctccggggtactggttagttcataatgttgttccacctatagggttgcagatccctttagctccttgggtactttctctagctcctccattgggagccctgtgatccatccattagctgactgtgagcatccacttctgtgtttgctaggccccggcataatctcacaagagacagctacatctgggtcctttcgataaaatcttgctagtgtatgcaatggtgtcagtgtttggatgctgattatggggtggatccctggatatggtagtctctagatggtccatcctttcgactcagctccaaactttgtctctgtaactccttccatgggtgttttgttcccaattctaaggaggggcatagtgtccacacttcagtcttcattcttcttgagtttcatgtatttagcaaattgtatcttatatcttgggtatcctaggttttgggctaatatccacttatcagtaagtacatattgtgcgagttcctttgtgaatgtgttacctcactcaggatgatgccctccaggtccatccatttggctaggaatttcataaattcattctttttaatagctgagtagtactctattgtgtaaatgtaccacattttctctatccattcctctgttgaggggcatctgggttctttccagcttctggctattataaataaggctgctatgaacatagtggagcttgtgtcattcataccggttgggatatcttctggatatatgcccaggagaggtattgcgggatcctgtggtagtactatgtccagttttctgaggaaccgccagactgatttccagagtggttgtacaagcctgcaatcccaccaacaatggaggagtgttcctctttctccacatccttgtcagcatctgctgtcacctgaatttttgatcttagccattctgactggtgtgaggtggaatctcagggttgttttgatttgcatttccctaatgattaaggatgttgaacattttttcaggtgcttctctgccattcggtattcctcaggtgagaattctttgttcagttctgagccccattttttaatggggttatttgattttctgaagtccaccttcttgagttctttatatatgttggatattagtcccctatctgatttaggataggtaaagatcctttcccaatctgttggtggtctttttgtcttattgacggtgtcttttgccttgcagaagctttggagtttcatgaggtcccatttgtcaattttcaatcttacagaacaagccattgctgttctattcaggaatttttcccctgtgcccatatcttcaaggcttttccccactttctcctctataagtttcagtgtctctggtttcatgtgaagttccttgatccacttagatttgaccttagtacaaggagataggtatggatcgattcgcattcttctacatgatagcaaccagttgtgccagcaccaattgttgaagatgctgtctgtcttacactggatggttttaggtcccttgttgaagatcaagtgaccataggtgtgtgggttcatttctgggtcttcaattctattccattggtctacttgtctgtcagtataccagtaccatgcagtttttatcacaattactctgtagtaaagctttaggtcaggcagggtgattccaccagaggttcttttagccttgagaagagtttttgctatcctaggtttttttgttattccagatgaatttgcagattgctctttctaattcattgaagaattgagttggaattttgatggggattacattgaatctgtagattgcttttggcaagatagccatttttacaatgttgatcctgccaatccatgagcatgggagatcttttcatcttctgagatctttaatttctttcttcagagacttgaagtttttatcatacagatctttcactttcttagttagagtcacgccaagatattttatattatttgtgactattgagaagggtgttgtttccctaatttctttctcagcctgtttattctttgtgtagagaaaggccattgacttgtttgagtgaattttatatccagctacttcaccgaagctgtttatcaggtttaggagttctctggtggaatttttagggtcacttatatatactatcttatcatctgcaaaaagtgatattttgacttcctcttttccaatttgtatccccttgatctctttttgttgtcgaattgctctggctaatacttcaagtacaatgttgaagaggtagggagaaagtgggcaccttgtctagtccctgattttactgggattgcttctagcttctctccattcactttgatgttggctactgctttgctgtagattgcttttatcatgtttaggtatgggccttgaattcctgatctttccaagacttttatcatgaatgggtgttggatcttgtcaaatgctttttctgcatctaacgagatgatcatgtggtttttgtctttgagtttgttcatataatggattacattgatggattttcgtatattaaaccatccctgcatccctggaata from Mus musculus strain C57BL/6J chromosome 5, GRCm38.p6 C57BL/6J carries:
- the Gnrhr gene encoding gonadotropin-releasing hormone receptor isoform 3 (isoform 3 is encoded by transcript variant 3): MANNASLEQDPNHCSAINNSIPLIQGKLPTLTVSGKIRVTVTFFLFLLSTAFNASFLLKLQKWTQKRKKGKKLSRMKVLLKHLTLANLLETLIVMPLDGMWNITVQWYAGEFLCKVLSYLKLFSMYAPAFMMVVISLDRSLAITQPLAVQSNSKLEQSMISLAWILSIVFAGPQLYIFRMIYLADGSGPTVFSQCVTHCSFPQWWHQAFYNFFTFGCLFIIPLLIMLICNAKIIFALTRVLHQDPRSTVFLRSKNHCRQTEFKQ
- the Gnrhr gene encoding gonadotropin-releasing hormone receptor isoform 2 (isoform 2 is encoded by transcript variant 2) — translated: MANNASLEQDPNHCSAINNSIPLIQGKLPTLTVSGKIRVTVTFFLFLLSTAFNASFLLKLQKWTQKRKKGKKLSRMKVLLKHLTLANLLETLIVMPLDGMWNITVQWYAGEFLCKVLSYLKLFSMYAPAFMMVVISLDRSLAITQPLAVQSNSKLEQSMISLAWILSIVFAGPQNYS
- the Gnrhr gene encoding gonadotropin-releasing hormone receptor isoform 1 (isoform 1 is encoded by transcript variant 1); protein product: MANNASLEQDPNHCSAINNSIPLIQGKLPTLTVSGKIRVTVTFFLFLLSTAFNASFLLKLQKWTQKRKKGKKLSRMKVLLKHLTLANLLETLIVMPLDGMWNITVQWYAGEFLCKVLSYLKLFSMYAPAFMMVVISLDRSLAITQPLAVQSNSKLEQSMISLAWILSIVFAGPQLYIFRMIYLADGSGPTVFSQCVTHCSFPQWWHQAFYNFFTFGCLFIIPLLIMLICNAKIIFALTRVLHQDPRKLQLNQSKNNIPRARLRTLKMTVAFATSFVVCWTPYYVLGIWYWFDPEMLNRVSEPVNHFFFLFAFLNPCFDPLIYGYFSL
- the Gnrhr gene encoding gonadotropin-releasing hormone receptor isoform X1 → MANNASLEQDPNHCSAINNSIPLIQGKLPTLTVSGKIRVTVTFFLFLLSTAFNASFLLKLQKWTQKRKKGKKLSRMKVLLKHLTLANLLETLIVMPLDGMWNITVQWYAGEFLCKVLSYLKLFSMYAPAFMMVVISLDRSLAITQPLAVQSNSKLEQSMISLAWILSIVFAGPQLPLHHPPPHHANLQCQNHLCSHASPSSRPTQTTAESVQE